One stretch of Niallia sp. XMNu-256 DNA includes these proteins:
- the hemW gene encoding radical SAM family heme chaperone HemW yields the protein MIQAAYIHIPFCEHICHYCDFNKVFLKNQPVDEYIEALGTEMKLALAQTPAHTLNSIFVGGGTPTSLNERQLERLCALIKEYLPFSQGIEYTFEANPGDLSEEKLKRLFEGGVNRLSFGVQSFDPELLHKIGRTHKPEDVYRSIELAKKVGFENINIDLMYSLPDQTIRQFKQTLDEAFALEITHFSAYSLIIEPKTVFYQLMNKGKLPIPTEDVEAKMYDLLMNEMEKHGYHQYEISNFAKTGYESIHNLTYWNNEDYYGFGAGSHGYVNGVRSSNYGPIKKYMQPLDNGNRPIMDAHRLYEKEKWEEEMFLGLRKVKGVSISRFIEKFGKSPLDIFQSKIELLKKQGLIIIENDHIFLTRHGRFLGNEAFEAFLLD from the coding sequence ATGATCCAAGCCGCATATATTCACATTCCTTTTTGTGAACATATCTGTCATTATTGTGACTTTAATAAAGTGTTTTTGAAAAATCAGCCTGTTGATGAGTATATTGAGGCACTAGGAACTGAAATGAAATTGGCATTAGCTCAAACCCCAGCTCATACACTAAATTCAATCTTTGTTGGTGGTGGAACCCCAACGTCTTTAAATGAGAGGCAGTTAGAAAGACTATGTGCGTTAATTAAGGAATATTTACCTTTTTCTCAAGGGATCGAATATACCTTTGAAGCAAATCCAGGCGATTTATCGGAAGAAAAATTAAAAAGATTATTTGAGGGCGGGGTTAATCGACTAAGTTTTGGTGTTCAATCATTTGATCCAGAACTACTTCATAAAATAGGTAGAACCCATAAACCAGAAGATGTTTATCGCTCCATAGAATTGGCGAAAAAAGTAGGTTTTGAAAATATCAATATTGATTTGATGTATAGTCTGCCAGACCAAACGATTCGGCAATTTAAACAAACCCTTGATGAAGCATTTGCTTTGGAGATTACCCATTTTTCTGCGTACTCTCTTATTATTGAACCTAAAACGGTTTTTTATCAACTGATGAACAAAGGAAAATTGCCAATCCCAACTGAAGATGTTGAAGCAAAAATGTATGATTTGTTAATGAATGAAATGGAGAAGCACGGCTACCATCAATATGAAATTAGTAACTTTGCCAAAACGGGTTATGAAAGTATACATAATTTAACGTATTGGAATAATGAAGATTACTATGGGTTTGGCGCAGGTTCCCATGGTTATGTAAATGGAGTTCGAAGTTCAAATTATGGACCGATAAAAAAGTATATGCAACCACTTGATAATGGGAATCGACCGATAATGGATGCTCATCGATTATACGAGAAAGAAAAGTGGGAAGAAGAAATGTTTCTTGGTTTACGTAAAGTGAAGGGGGTAAGCATTTCGCGCTTTATTGAAAAGTTCGGTAAAAGTCCGCTAGATATTTTTCAAAGTAAAATCGAGTTACTAAAGAAACAAGGTTTAATCATAATTGAAAACGACCATATATTCTTAACCCGTCATGGTCGATTTTTAGGAAATGAAGCATTTGAAGCATTTTTATTGGATTAA
- the lepA gene encoding translation elongation factor 4, translating to MNREDRLNRQEKIRNFSIIAHIDHGKSTLADRILETTNTLTKREMKDQLLDSMDLERERGITIKLNAVQLKYQAKDGEVYTFHLIDTPGHVDFTYEVSRSLAACEGAILVVDAAQGIEAQTLANVYLALDNDLEILPVINKIDLPSAEPERVKQEIEDIIGLDASEAVLASAKAGIGIEDILEEIVKKVPAPSGDPDAPLKALIFDSYYDAYRGVVASIRVVDGTVKAGDRIRMMATGKEFEVTEVGVTSPKPMPVDELTVGDVGFLSASIKHVGDTRVGDTITNAKNGATEPLPGYRKLNPMVFCGLYPIDTAKYNDLREALEKLELNDSSLQYEPETSQALGFGFRCGFLGLLHMEIIQERIEREFNIDLITTAPSVIYEVQMTDGTSLKVDNPADMPEPQKIETIEEPYVKATMMAPNDYVGAIMELCQHKRGNFINMEYLDETRVSIIYEMPLSEIVYDFFDQLKSSTKGYASFDYELIGYKPSKLVKMDILLNAEKVDALSFIVHKDFSYDRGKVIVEKLKELIPRQQFEVPVQAAIGQKIVARSTIKAIRKNVLAKCYGGDISRKRKLLEKQKEGKKRMKQVGSVEIPQEAFMAVLKMDDNNQSKK from the coding sequence ATGAATAGAGAAGACAGATTAAATAGACAAGAAAAGATTCGCAATTTTTCCATCATCGCACATATTGATCATGGGAAATCAACATTAGCTGATCGAATTTTAGAAACAACGAATACATTAACAAAACGGGAAATGAAGGATCAATTACTTGATTCTATGGATTTAGAGCGTGAAAGAGGGATTACAATTAAATTGAATGCCGTCCAGTTAAAGTATCAAGCAAAGGATGGCGAGGTTTATACTTTCCACTTAATTGATACTCCTGGACACGTCGACTTTACGTATGAGGTTTCACGAAGCCTAGCAGCATGTGAAGGAGCGATCTTAGTAGTCGATGCGGCACAAGGGATTGAAGCTCAAACGTTGGCTAATGTGTATCTGGCATTAGATAACGATTTAGAAATTCTTCCAGTTATTAATAAAATTGATTTGCCAAGTGCAGAGCCAGAACGGGTGAAACAAGAAATTGAGGACATAATTGGTCTTGATGCCTCTGAGGCAGTACTTGCATCTGCAAAAGCCGGGATTGGCATTGAAGATATTTTAGAGGAGATTGTTAAGAAGGTCCCTGCACCGTCGGGCGACCCGGATGCTCCTTTAAAAGCTTTAATTTTCGATTCTTATTATGATGCTTATCGTGGGGTTGTTGCATCTATCCGGGTAGTGGATGGTACGGTAAAAGCCGGAGATCGAATAAGGATGATGGCAACTGGAAAAGAGTTTGAGGTAACAGAAGTAGGAGTTACTAGCCCTAAACCAATGCCAGTCGATGAACTAACAGTGGGAGATGTTGGATTTTTATCAGCCTCCATTAAACATGTTGGAGATACGCGTGTTGGGGATACGATTACGAATGCAAAAAATGGGGCTACCGAACCGCTGCCTGGTTATCGTAAATTAAATCCAATGGTGTTTTGTGGACTTTACCCAATTGATACCGCTAAATACAATGACCTAAGAGAAGCATTAGAAAAACTTGAGCTGAATGATTCATCGCTTCAATATGAACCAGAAACTTCACAGGCCCTAGGCTTTGGATTTAGATGTGGATTCTTAGGACTTCTTCATATGGAGATTATTCAAGAGCGAATTGAACGGGAATTTAATATTGATTTAATCACGACTGCACCAAGTGTTATTTATGAGGTGCAGATGACGGATGGGACATCTTTAAAAGTTGATAATCCAGCCGATATGCCTGAACCACAAAAAATTGAAACGATTGAGGAACCATATGTAAAGGCTACGATGATGGCCCCGAATGACTACGTTGGTGCTATTATGGAACTCTGCCAACATAAACGTGGTAATTTCATCAATATGGAATACTTAGATGAAACACGTGTTAGCATTATATATGAAATGCCGCTATCAGAAATCGTCTATGATTTCTTTGATCAATTAAAATCCAGTACAAAGGGATATGCATCCTTCGATTACGAGTTAATCGGTTATAAACCATCAAAGCTTGTAAAAATGGATATTCTTTTAAATGCTGAGAAAGTCGACGCATTGAGCTTTATTGTTCATAAAGACTTTTCATATGATCGTGGAAAAGTGATTGTTGAAAAGCTTAAAGAATTAATTCCCAGACAGCAATTTGAAGTTCCTGTCCAGGCTGCAATTGGACAAAAAATTGTTGCTCGGTCAACAATAAAAGCCATCAGAAAAAATGTATTAGCAAAATGTTATGGTGGGGATATTTCTCGGAAGCGGAAGCTATTAGAAAAACAAAAAGAAGGTAAAAAACGGATGAAACAGGTTGGTTCTGTTGAAATTCCACAAGAAGCTTTTATGGCGGTATTAAAAATGGACGACAACAATCAATCAAAAAAATAA
- a CDS encoding YqxA family protein translates to MKMFMLKSFLLACLMFVSVLFGMQQANEGIVRMKGYGHEQFQGAFKIQQKEAGEMEASILGNEISSHDIEKKKAKLEEMKAYNFFSSIGKSLASLISTITDSMIQLIADLLAK, encoded by the coding sequence ATGAAAATGTTTATGTTAAAATCATTCCTCCTTGCATGCCTTATGTTCGTATCTGTTTTATTTGGAATGCAGCAGGCGAATGAAGGAATTGTAAGAATGAAGGGGTATGGACATGAACAATTTCAAGGCGCCTTTAAAATTCAACAAAAAGAAGCAGGAGAGATGGAGGCGTCGATCCTAGGAAACGAAATTTCTAGTCATGATATCGAAAAGAAAAAAGCGAAATTGGAAGAAATGAAGGCCTATAATTTTTTCTCGTCCATTGGGAAAAGTTTAGCGTCTTTGATTTCAACCATTACTGACAGCATGATTCAACTGATTGCCGATCTCTTGGCAAAATAA
- a CDS encoding stage II sporulation protein P — MKSVKSNNLMVTIKGTHLLKGIITFVCFLILIFSISGVLTTLDPKYRPASESVKSAATNITGDMLYNLIGSENHYFLAGLPQSTQEPAITQYLFKLSTNINLDDPRSLLGRELPAFSLFDTEIIVAGEGTDYTNMPIESAPPLEILQAEKEAALQNMDDIQGSGEGGNNGTPPNTTGEKEVVYVYFSHNRESFLPYLKGVTNPNHAYHSKVNVTHIGDKLKEELEVRGIGTVVDKTDIEARLKEKGLTFARSYQESRTVVEAAVTQNRDLTYLIDIHRDSRRKKDTTIEMNGKPYAKLAFVIGGEHANYEKNLAFANELQSQLDSSYKGLSRGVFTKKGAGTNGKFNQDLSENAILVEFGGVDNTFEELYNSAEVLAEVISNYYWQAESVDQPHVNPANES, encoded by the coding sequence ATGAAATCTGTTAAATCGAACAATTTAATGGTCACTATTAAAGGAACTCACTTATTAAAGGGGATAATCACCTTTGTTTGCTTTTTAATTTTAATTTTTTCGATAAGTGGGGTTTTAACCACGTTAGATCCTAAATATCGACCAGCATCCGAATCAGTTAAATCAGCGGCAACCAATATTACAGGTGATATGCTCTATAATTTGATCGGAAGTGAAAATCATTATTTTTTAGCTGGATTGCCACAATCAACACAAGAACCCGCCATAACACAGTATTTATTTAAATTATCGACGAATATTAATTTGGATGATCCACGTAGTTTACTAGGTAGGGAACTGCCTGCATTTTCATTATTTGATACAGAAATAATTGTTGCAGGTGAAGGAACTGATTATACGAATATGCCGATCGAGTCAGCTCCACCACTCGAAATTTTACAAGCTGAAAAGGAAGCTGCTCTGCAAAACATGGATGATATTCAAGGCAGTGGTGAAGGTGGCAATAATGGTACACCACCGAATACAACGGGAGAAAAGGAAGTTGTTTATGTTTATTTCTCTCATAATCGAGAATCATTTCTTCCTTACTTAAAAGGGGTGACAAATCCAAACCATGCCTATCATTCCAAAGTGAATGTAACCCATATTGGGGACAAGCTTAAGGAAGAATTAGAAGTACGCGGGATTGGTACCGTTGTCGATAAAACCGATATTGAGGCCAGATTAAAAGAAAAAGGTTTAACATTTGCAAGATCCTATCAAGAATCTAGAACGGTTGTTGAAGCGGCCGTTACGCAAAATCGTGATTTAACCTATTTAATCGATATTCATCGTGATTCTAGAAGAAAAAAGGATACGACCATTGAAATGAACGGGAAGCCTTATGCAAAGCTTGCTTTTGTTATTGGTGGGGAACATGCTAATTATGAGAAAAACCTTGCTTTTGCAAATGAACTGCAAAGCCAGCTTGATTCCTCCTATAAGGGCCTAAGCCGCGGAGTTTTTACCAAGAAGGGTGCAGGTACAAATGGAAAGTTTAACCAAGACCTTTCTGAAAATGCCATTCTCGTAGAATTCGGTGGAGTCGATAATACGTTCGAAGAATTGTACAACTCGGCAGAAGTATTAGCAGAAGTAATTAGCAATTATTACTGGCAAGCTGAAAGTGTGGATCAACCGCATGTGAATCCAGCAAATGAAAGTTAG
- the gpr gene encoding GPR endopeptidase: MAEEIDLSRYSVRTDLAIEAREMVIHEKGSQHVGEQEDVSQIEGVIIKEREVDDVKISFVEVTKEGENVIGKKQGKYLTIEVLGIRQSDTELQQKVGDVFAAEFAHFLKQNGIKEDASCLVVGLGNWNVTPDALGPQVCENLLVTRHLFQLQPENVEEGFRPVSALSPGVMGLTGIETSDIIFGVVEKTKPDFVIAIDALASRSIERVNATIQISDTGIHPGSGVGNKRKELSKETLGVPVIAIGVPTVVDAVSITSDTIDFILKHFGKEIREGNRPSRALAPAGMTFGKRKKLTDEDLPEEQQRQTFLGMVGTLSEEEKRKLIYEVLSPLGHNLMVTPKEVDVFIEDMANLIANGLNASLHSNVNQGNAGFYTR, translated from the coding sequence ATGGCAGAGGAAATTGATTTAAGTCGATATTCGGTCCGAACGGACTTAGCAATTGAAGCTCGTGAAATGGTCATTCATGAAAAAGGGAGTCAACATGTCGGTGAACAAGAAGATGTTTCACAAATTGAAGGGGTCATTATAAAGGAAAGAGAAGTTGATGACGTGAAAATATCTTTTGTCGAAGTGACAAAAGAGGGAGAAAATGTAATAGGAAAAAAACAAGGAAAATACTTAACGATTGAAGTGCTTGGAATCAGACAAAGTGATACAGAACTACAGCAAAAGGTAGGAGATGTATTCGCAGCTGAGTTCGCTCATTTCTTGAAACAAAATGGGATAAAAGAAGATGCCTCCTGTTTAGTCGTAGGACTAGGAAATTGGAATGTTACTCCAGATGCCTTAGGACCACAAGTGTGTGAAAATCTACTTGTAACAAGACATTTATTCCAGCTACAGCCAGAAAATGTTGAAGAAGGATTCCGTCCCGTGAGTGCGTTGTCCCCGGGTGTAATGGGGCTGACGGGAATTGAAACGAGCGATATAATTTTCGGGGTTGTTGAAAAGACAAAGCCAGACTTTGTCATTGCGATTGATGCGCTTGCATCCCGTTCTATTGAGAGAGTCAATGCGACGATCCAAATATCTGATACAGGGATTCATCCAGGTTCTGGAGTTGGAAACAAACGTAAGGAGTTAAGTAAAGAAACATTAGGTGTACCTGTCATTGCGATTGGTGTTCCAACTGTCGTTGATGCCGTTTCCATTACTAGTGATACGATTGATTTTATTTTAAAGCATTTTGGGAAGGAAATACGGGAAGGAAATCGTCCATCTCGTGCGCTTGCTCCAGCTGGAATGACTTTTGGAAAGAGAAAAAAACTAACGGATGAAGATTTGCCTGAAGAACAACAACGACAAACCTTTTTAGGAATGGTTGGCACATTGTCAGAGGAGGAAAAACGGAAGTTAATTTATGAAGTATTATCTCCGTTAGGTCATAACTTAATGGTTACACCAAAGGAAGTAGATGTGTTTATTGAAGATATGGCCAATTTAATCGCAAATGGGTTAAATGCCAGCCTTCACAGCAATGTCAATCAAGGTAATGCCGGATTTTATACTCGATAG
- the rpsT gene encoding 30S ribosomal protein S20, whose product MPNIKSAIKRVQTNEKKNAHNNTIKSDMRTAVKKVEAAVVLNDAQAAASTFTEAVRKLDKAAAKGLIHKNAVARKKSRLAKKLNSLNA is encoded by the coding sequence ATGCCAAATATTAAATCTGCGATTAAACGTGTGCAAACAAATGAAAAGAAAAATGCTCACAACAATACGATTAAGTCTGATATGCGTACTGCTGTGAAAAAAGTTGAAGCAGCCGTTGTTCTAAACGACGCTCAAGCAGCAGCTAGCACATTTACTGAAGCTGTTCGTAAATTAGATAAAGCTGCAGCAAAAGGTCTTATTCATAAAAATGCTGTTGCTAGAAAAAAATCTCGTTTAGCGAAAAAATTAAACTCTTTAAATGCGTAA